A region of the Campylobacter sp. MIT 99-7217 genome:
TTTTTTTCAGGCTTGTTTATAACAACTTGCTTTAAAATCTTTACAGCCTCAGGAATGTCCTTTTGTTTTAAGGCTTTTTTAATGCTTAAAGCCTCATCAAAATAAAGACAAGGGATTAAAAATCCCTCAGCAGTAAGACGAATGCGGTTACAGCTATTGCAAAATTTATCGCTATGCGGATCAATGATACCAAATTTATAGCCATCTTCTAAGCGATATAAGCTCACAGGCGAATTTATAGGCTTTTCATCTTCATAAATGGTTGGATAGCCTTGTTTTAAAAGTGTTAAAATTTCTGTGGAATTTAAGCCTTTGAGTTGCCCGTAAGCATGGTGATTTTCCATAAATTCTATAAAACGAATTTGCACTCCTAAATTTTTAGCATAATCAAGCAACAAAACAAGCTCATCATCATTAATGCCCTTTAATACTACTGTATTAAGCTTGATGAAAAAACCAAGTTCTTTAGCTTTTTGAATACCTCTTAAAACCTGCTCTAAAACATCTTTTTGAGCGATTTTTTTAGCCTTTTTAGGATCAAGGGTATCAAGAGAGATATTCATTCTTTTAAGTCCTGCTTCTTTAAGAACGCTTGCTTTTTCTTCAAGTAAAAAGGCATTTGTAGTGATTGCTAGATCAATTTGTGGAGCATAATCATAAATCATCTTGATAAAAACTTCAAGATCTTGTCTTAAAAGTGGCTCGCCACCGGTGATTCTTATCTTATTAATCCCCTCATCAATGCAAGCTTTAACAAATAAAAACAACTCCTCAAAACTAAGCAATTTTTCTTCAACTTTTGCATCAAAAGGAAGTTTTGGCATACAATACAAACAACGAAAATTGCAAGTTTGTGTCAAAGAAATTCTAAGATAATTAATATGGCGATCAAAAGAATCAATTAACATAATAAAGCCTTATTGTATGAGTTTTTTAAATTTAAGAGCAAATTCTACTTTTCCTGTGCCTATTCTCAAGTCTTTAGCGATTTGCTCTATGCTTTTTCCCTGTTGGAATAAATCAACGATTTTTTGCTCTTCATTGTTATAATCAGGCGTGATTTTGTTCATACTACGAGCCTTTTGCTCTAAATTTGCTATCCTTTGAGCTTGCTCATTTTGAAAATCCTCTATCACACTTTCAAAGCCTTTTAAGCTTTTAAGCACAGGTAAAATTTTGTTACTTACTTCTCTATCAAGAAGCACAGCAACCTCATCTTTGAGTTCTTCGATATCCACTTTTTCATTTGTTTTTATATCTTCAAACTCCTTTCTCATAAAATGATACTGTTTACTCATATCCTCAATAGCCCTTTCAAGCTTGACTATTCTTGCTGTGTTTTCCTTGTCCTTAATGAACATATAAGCTATAAAGGCAAGCATTAAAATCATCATAAAGATAAGATAGAGCAAATCCTCACTCATTGTCATTTCCTTTTAAAGTTTTGATCATCTCCCTTTGCATTTGCACCACAAAAGCGTCGTATTCTTGCTTATCTTCATTCTTTATTTTGATGATTTTTGCTGTTTTTTCATCTAATGCTTCAAAAAATAATGCTATTTTACTACGATTTAGTTCAAATCTGCCATAATAAATTTGATTTTGTTTTAAACATGTTTCTAAAAGTTGCAAATTTTCAAAATTTACCCCACATAAATTTGCTTTTTGCTCTAATTCAAGTAAAGAATTTTCAGAAAGAATTCGCTGTTCTAAGCCCTTTATATCTTCTCTTAGTTTTAAAATCAGCTCAAATAAAAGCCTCTCGCCCTCTGTAAAATCCGTTTTAAAGCTTAGCTTTTTCCACCTATCATTAATCTTGCTTAGGTTAAGATTAAAATACTCTTGCATAAACTGCTCATCATCTAAGCTTGCTTCTTGAAAGTCTATCCTTAAAGCTGTTTTAAAAAAATTCATTGCCATAACAAATCAACCCATACAAAAATAAAAAATATAATACTCAAATACCCATTTAAGGTAAAAAATGCTCTATCAATATGAATGAAATTTTTATGCACGATCTTGTGTTCAAAAAACAAAATAACAGCACAAACTAAAACACCTAAAAAAGAGATAAGATGCAAGGGTGCTATCCAGACAAATAAAAGCCAAAAAATCACAGCCAAGATATGACAACAAGCTGAAATCATCAAAGTAGCTTTTTCTCCAAACTGAGCAGGTATAGAGTGTAAGCCCTTTTCTTTGTCATAGTCAATATCTTGCAAGCTATAAAGCAAATCAAAGCCTCCAGCCCAAAAAGTAACCCCTAAACACAAAATAACGCTGTAAATTTCTATTTTCCCAAGCACCATAACACTAGCAGCAATAGGTGCTAAACCCAAACAAAAACCAAGCACAAGATGAGCTAAAGAAGAAAAGCGTTTGAAAGCAGAATAAAGAGCTAAAATAAAAAGTATAGGAAAGGATAGCATAAAAGCAAGTGAATTGATAAAATACGAGCAAGCTATAAAGATACAAGCATTTATGATGATAAATACCCAAATGCTCTTTCTATCTATCGCTCCGCTGATATTAGGACGATTTTTACAGCGAGGATTGTCCTTATCGATATCTTCGTCCATTAAACGATTTACCGCCATAGCAAAATTTCTTGCACTTACAGCACAAATGATACCCAAAATCAGCACTTTAAAACCAAACCAAGCACTATCGTTAATCATCTTAGAAGCAACCATAAGCGATATAAATAAAAAAGGTAGAGCGAAAATAGAGTGCTTAAATACAACCAAATCAAGCAAAATCTTAAATTTAAGATAGATTGTTTTCATTAAACTCGCTTTCAAAAAATTTGTGTATGATTTTACAATAAAATATTTAAATTTTAAAGAAAGCTTTTAAAATGTTTTTTGAATTTGCGATCATTGGCACAACGGCAAGTGGAAAAACTGCCTTAGCAAATGCCCTAGCCTATGAGTTTGAAGCTGTGATACTCAGTCTTGATAGTCTTTTAGTTTATAAACAAATCAACATAGCCTCGGCAAAAATGGATAGTAAAATTTTAGAAGAACTTGACATTTTTGGCGTAAATTTGTTAGATATTGATGAGCATTTTAGTGTGGGTTTGTTTTTTAAGGAGTATCAAAAGGCAAAAGAATTTGCACAAAAAAAAGATAAAGCCCTCATCATCACAGGAGGCACAAGTTTTTATCTTAAGGCTTTGCTTAGTGGATTAAGCGAGGATTTACCCTTTGTGAAAAGTGATTTGAGTAATGAGGCTATTTATGAACTCATGCAAAATTATGATGCAAATGCAAATATTGCCAAAAATGACACTTATAGACTTCAAAAATGGCACAGCATATACATACAAACAAAGCAAGCTCCAAGTAAGTTTTTAAAAAACACTACAAAAGCACCTCTCATAAAAGAGCTTGAAATTTTTGATCTAACATGGGAAAAAGAAGAACTTAAAAAAAATATCCAAAAACGCACCCAAGATATGCTCAAAAAAGGACTCATAGAAGAAGCAAGGACTCTTTTTTCAAGATATGATCCCTCTTTAAAACCCTTAAATTCCATAGGGCTTAAAGAATGCAAGGATTTTTTAGATCAAAAAATTTCAAAAGATGAGCTTGAAGCACTTATCAACACACACACCGCACAACTTGCTAAACGCCAAAGAACCTTCAATAAAAAATTCATCAAAAATGATCTTAACAAAGATAAAGCCCTTGATAAACTAAGATCTTATATGAAACTTAAACTTGATCTTTAAGTTAATCAAACTAGAATATAAATTTACCAAGCCTATTTTTATCTAAAATATTTAGCTGTCTTTGTTTTAAAGGCAATCAAACATTATACTTAAAATTTAAATTTAAAGACTAAAGTTTTTTTAAAAAGAGGCGATATAGGAAGTAAATCTTTTCAAAATATTGCTTTAAGCTCGGTTCGCCGAGCTTTTTTTATGTCTAAAAATTTATCCTAACTCTTTACTTTCGTATTTGAAAAAAGTTTAGTAATGGGTAATAATTTTGTAAAAATAAAGCCTATCCTTGGAATTTATGTTCTATGAAAATATAAAAATTTATAGTCAATAAAGTTTAATTTTAAATTTATAATAATTCTTGTATAATTTTCAACTTTATGTCTATAAATTTAACCAAAGGAAATAACCATGAAAAAAGATATTCACCCTGAATATGTTGATTGTAAAGTAAGTTGTGCTTGCGGTAATACCTTTGTTACTCGTAGCAACAAAACAGAACTTAAGGTCGATATTTGCTCTAATTGCCACCCTTTTTTTACAGGAAGTGAAAAAATTGTCGATACAGCTGGTCGTGTAGAGAAATTTAAGAAAAAATACGCAATGCAATAATTCAATGCTTTATTTCGTTCCTACTCCCATAGGAAATTTACTTGATATTTCTTTTCGAAGCTTAGAAATTTTAAAGGCTTGTGAGGTTTTGATCTGCGAAGATACAAGAGTGAGCAAGTCCTTGATCAATCTTTTAAATTCAAAGTATTCTTGCTCTATAAAACCTCAGCTTTTTTTATCCTTGCACTCTCATAATGAAGAAGAGTTTTTAAAACAAATCAGCGAGGATTTATTTCAAAAAGAAGTTGTTTGCGTAAGTGATGCAGGAATGCCAGCAATAAGTGATCCGGGAAATTTTCTAATCAAATTTGCACTTGAAAATAACATTGCTTTTGAGGTTTTGCCCGGAGCAAATGCTGCTTTAGTTGCTTTAGTCTCAAGCGGATTTTGTGAAAAAGAGTTTATATTTTTGGGATTTTTGAGCAATAAAGGAACTTCAAGGCAAAAAGATATAGAAAAACTTTTAAATTACCCCTTTGCAAGTATAGTTTATGAAGCACCAAGTAGGGTTTTATCCTTGGTTCAAGATATAGCAAAAATAGACGCTCAAAGGGAAATTTTTGCTATAAAAGAAATCAGTAAAAAATTTGAGACTAAATTTAAAAATAAAGCTAAAAAACTTGCAAATGAACTTGAAAAAAGCAATTTAAATGGAGAATGGGTGCTTGTTATATCAGCCCGTGAAGATGCAAATTTTAAACAAAATACCTTATGCGAGCAAGATATTTTAGAACTTGATCTGCCCTTAAAAACAAAAAGTAAATTGCTTTCAAAAATGAGTGGAAAAAATGCAAAAGAAATTTATAGCAAACTACTTTTAAGTGAAAATTAGGTATTATTGTGATGATTGTTTATGGCAAGCAAGTATTTTTTTATATTTTACAAAAACATAAAGACTTGATCAATGAGCTTTACTTGGCAAAAGAGTGTGATAAGGCAAGTTTTTCGCAGATCGCAAAAAGTGGCTTTAAGATCAAAAGACTTGATTTTAAAGCTGCTCAAGCCTTAGCCAAAGGGGGCAATCATCAGGGCTTTTTGATGGATATCAAGGACTTTGAGTTTTGTAAATTTAGTGATTTAAAAAAGAAAAAATTTCTTGTTATGCTATATGGGATCACTGATGTTGGAAATATCGGTGCGATAGCAAGAACTGCTTATGCTTTGGGTGTTGATGGCTTGATTTGCGTTGGCAAGAGTCTTAAAATGGACGCTATCATAAAAGCAAGTAGTGGTGCAGCACTTGATATACCGATAAGCTTGGTTGAAGATGGCTTGAGTGCTTTAAATGAACTAAAGCAACTTGATTTTTTTCTTTACGCAAGCTTGGGTGGTGGCAAAGATGTTCGCTTAATCAAAGCTAGAGATAAAAAGGTTTTGATCATGGGCAGTGAGGGCTTTGGTATCCCCAAAAAGATCATTGAAAAAAGTGATGAATGTATAGGTATTCACATGAAAAATGATTTTGATAGTTTAAATGTTAGTGCAGCATTTGCAATACTTTGTGATAGGATAAACAATGGATAGACTTAAAAATTTAAATTTAAAGGAAGTGAGTGCAAAAACTCAGATTGAAACTGATTTTTTAAATGCACTTATAGAAAAAGACTTTGAAAGACTTAGTCGTTTTAATGTAAAAGGATTTTTGAAAATTCTTACAAGAGAGTATGATATTGATTTTACTAAATTTCTTGAAGAATACGAAACATTCTTGCATGGCGATGAAGCAGAAGAAACAAGTGAAAAAGAAGATAAAAAAATTACCATAGCCACGCAAATTGATGCCTATCAACAAACATCTTCAAGTCTTTGGATTTGGTTTGTTGTTATCATTGCTATTATCGGTGGCTTAGGATATGCTATCTATCAGTATGATTTACTTAAAATGTTTATCGATAAAAATCCTACGCAAAGCTCAAGTTCAGCTGTAGTAGATATCATTGATGAAGCTCAAAATAATATCAAAAGCGTTGTTGTTGTGAATGAAGAAGAAAATAAAAGCACAGAAAACACACAAACAAGTCCTCAAGAAGAAGATAGTAATGCCACAGATGATGTCTCTATACAAAATAACACTCAAACCGGAGAAACAAAAACCCTTCAAGAACAAATTGCCCAGCACAATGAAAGTGAAGAGAAAAATCCCCAAAATACAAATAATGAACTTAGTATAAATGCAAATCAAGAAGTTATTTTTAGCACAAATGGTAAGGTTTGGGTGGGCTTTATTAAGCTTGAAAATGGCGAAAAAAGGGCTATGGTTACAGAAAATAATTTCAGTGCTGATCTAAGCGTAAATCAGCTTCTTTTAATCGGAGCTACTGAAATCACGCTTCTTGATCCACAGGGACAAAGTCAGGTTTTTCCAGCAGGAAATTCCAAACGCTTTTTGATCGAAAATGGCACAATTAAGGCTATTAGTTTAGGCGAATTTATGAAATATAATAAAGGTAAAGAATGGTAAAAACGCTCTTTCTTAGCCTCATTTTTATCAGCAATGCTCTAGCGATTAGTTCTTTAGAGCTGGCTCGAAATATGGTTAATGACCCAAACAAAGAAGCTCAGCTAAAACTTTTATTTGAAAGTAAATCATATACATTAGACGGGCATATCAATGTTGCAGAAATCACACGGATACTCAAAGCAAATTCTTTGATCAATCTCAACATGCCCGGTTCAAGAAATTTGGAACTCACCTTTAAAAGCAAAGCTAATGGCATTTTATTTTTAAAAATTATTAATGAAAGTTTAAATCAAGCTGGCTTTGTATATTTTATCCCAAATGAGCTTTCTTTTGATAGAGATTTGCTTGTATATAAACTCAGCATAGAGTCAAGATATATACTTGATCCAGCAAATTTTTATAATATCTTAAAATCAAATTCAGTTTATATACAAAATATCCAAAAAATCAATCCCTACACCTATGAATACACCCTTGATTTTGACCGTGCAAAGTTAAAACCAAATACGGATATAAATCCTAATCAAGCCAAAAAACTAGAAAGACCCTTAAGAGAATATATCTTTCTTTCCAAAAATGCAAAAAAACTTCAAATTTTAGCAAGTGCTGGGGATTCTTGGTTTGCAAAAATTCAGTTTTTAGATAAGAATTTAAATCTTATTCAAAGTATCTCTCTTACTGAAGTAAGTCAGGAGTTCAAAGGTCAAATCCCAAGCAATACAAGCTATATTATCGTGGGCGATACTTTTAGCCTTGATAATATACGCAGAGGTCTTGAAATCACTCTTGAAAACTAATTAAAGCTCTTTCACGCTTTGCTTAAAAACATCGCCTCTTTGAGCATAGGAGCTAAACTGATCAAGGCTTGCACAAGCTGGACTTAAAAGCCCAACCTCGCCTTTTTGAAGCACTTTTGAAATTTCTTCAATCGCCTTTTTAAGCTCTTTGCATTCAAGCACTTTTAAGCCATGATTTGTAGCATAATCAACCATTTTAGCACTGCTCAAACCGATAGCATAAAGACAGATATCAAAATCTTTCATAAATTCAAAAAAAGCGTTTAAATCCACGCCTTTATCATCTCCGCCTACAATAAGATGAATTTTTTTATCCTTATAACGTAAAAGAGCAGCCATAGCAGCACTTTCGTTTGTAGCCTTAGTGTCATTGACCCAAAGTCTGTTTTGAGAGTCAAAAAACTCCTCAAGCTTGTTTGCTTCCATAACA
Encoded here:
- the moaA gene encoding GTP 3',8-cyclase MoaA, with protein sequence MLIDSFDRHINYLRISLTQTCNFRCLYCMPKLPFDAKVEEKLLSFEELFLFVKACIDEGINKIRITGGEPLLRQDLEVFIKMIYDYAPQIDLAITTNAFLLEEKASVLKEAGLKRMNISLDTLDPKKAKKIAQKDVLEQVLRGIQKAKELGFFIKLNTVVLKGINDDELVLLLDYAKNLGVQIRFIEFMENHHAYGQLKGLNSTEILTLLKQGYPTIYEDEKPINSPVSLYRLEDGYKFGIIDPHSDKFCNSCNRIRLTAEGFLIPCLYFDEALSIKKALKQKDIPEAVKILKQVVINKPEKNKWSVADNETSSRAFYQTGG
- a CDS encoding DUF6115 domain-containing protein; the encoded protein is MSEDLLYLIFMMILMLAFIAYMFIKDKENTARIVKLERAIEDMSKQYHFMRKEFEDIKTNEKVDIEELKDEVAVLLDREVSNKILPVLKSLKGFESVIEDFQNEQAQRIANLEQKARSMNKITPDYNNEEQKIVDLFQQGKSIEQIAKDLRIGTGKVEFALKFKKLIQ
- the mqnP gene encoding menaquinone biosynthesis prenyltransferase MqnP: MKTIYLKFKILLDLVVFKHSIFALPFLFISLMVASKMINDSAWFGFKVLILGIICAVSARNFAMAVNRLMDEDIDKDNPRCKNRPNISGAIDRKSIWVFIIINACIFIACSYFINSLAFMLSFPILFILALYSAFKRFSSLAHLVLGFCLGLAPIAASVMVLGKIEIYSVILCLGVTFWAGGFDLLYSLQDIDYDKEKGLHSIPAQFGEKATLMISACCHILAVIFWLLFVWIAPLHLISFLGVLVCAVILFFEHKIVHKNFIHIDRAFFTLNGYLSIIFFIFVWVDLLWQ
- the miaA gene encoding tRNA (adenosine(37)-N6)-dimethylallyltransferase MiaA; this encodes MFFEFAIIGTTASGKTALANALAYEFEAVILSLDSLLVYKQINIASAKMDSKILEELDIFGVNLLDIDEHFSVGLFFKEYQKAKEFAQKKDKALIITGGTSFYLKALLSGLSEDLPFVKSDLSNEAIYELMQNYDANANIAKNDTYRLQKWHSIYIQTKQAPSKFLKNTTKAPLIKELEIFDLTWEKEELKKNIQKRTQDMLKKGLIEEARTLFSRYDPSLKPLNSIGLKECKDFLDQKISKDELEALINTHTAQLAKRQRTFNKKFIKNDLNKDKALDKLRSYMKLKLDL
- the rpmE gene encoding 50S ribosomal protein L31, with the translated sequence MKKDIHPEYVDCKVSCACGNTFVTRSNKTELKVDICSNCHPFFTGSEKIVDTAGRVEKFKKKYAMQ
- the rsmI gene encoding 16S rRNA (cytidine(1402)-2'-O)-methyltransferase — encoded protein: MLYFVPTPIGNLLDISFRSLEILKACEVLICEDTRVSKSLINLLNSKYSCSIKPQLFLSLHSHNEEEFLKQISEDLFQKEVVCVSDAGMPAISDPGNFLIKFALENNIAFEVLPGANAALVALVSSGFCEKEFIFLGFLSNKGTSRQKDIEKLLNYPFASIVYEAPSRVLSLVQDIAKIDAQREIFAIKEISKKFETKFKNKAKKLANELEKSNLNGEWVLVISAREDANFKQNTLCEQDILELDLPLKTKSKLLSKMSGKNAKEIYSKLLLSEN
- a CDS encoding TrmH family RNA methyltransferase, which encodes MIVYGKQVFFYILQKHKDLINELYLAKECDKASFSQIAKSGFKIKRLDFKAAQALAKGGNHQGFLMDIKDFEFCKFSDLKKKKFLVMLYGITDVGNIGAIARTAYALGVDGLICVGKSLKMDAIIKASSGAALDIPISLVEDGLSALNELKQLDFFLYASLGGGKDVRLIKARDKKVLIMGSEGFGIPKKIIEKSDECIGIHMKNDFDSLNVSAAFAILCDRINNG